The proteins below are encoded in one region of Lactuca sativa cultivar Salinas chromosome 3, Lsat_Salinas_v11, whole genome shotgun sequence:
- the LOC111889178 gene encoding uncharacterized mitochondrial protein AtMg00810-like translates to MVFIRIAISLAINFNWSLFQLDINNAFLYGELDEDVYMLLPFGYSDKNSNKVCKLLKSLYGLKQAPRKWNEKLYGFLLEFGFVQSMNDFTLFVKISNGTIVILLVYVDDIILSGNSNEEVNKVKDFLKSKFLIKDLGKLKFFLGIEVIDINKGVCLCQRKYCMELLHEFGMLSCKLFKTPLDCNVVIRGEGFDSNDVLIQNVVLYQKLIGKLIYLTITRPNISYVVQVLSQFMHSLRKSHFNIAIRLLRYLKLNPGRGFAVTKGNPILKSFVDADWAKCLVSRGSITGSVVFLGDTIISWKSKKQDTLSRSSTESEYRALGVISCEIMWILKIFFDVGLKDLTHVPIFCDNESAIKLVHNPVFNEKTKHFDVDTHFIRDRVSKGVVEVHKVSSDFILTDIFTKPLGVVQHEWICKNLGLVDPFQNKC, encoded by the coding sequence ATGGTTTTTATCAGAATTGCTATTTCTCTTGCAATTAATTTTAATTGGAGTTTATTTCAATTAGATATAAACAATGCTTTTCTTTATGGTGAATTGGATGaagatgtttatatgttattacCTTTTGGTTATAGTGATAAAAATAGTAACAAAGTTTGTAAGTTACTAAAATCTTTATATGGATTAAAACAGGCTCCCAGAAAATGGAATGAAAAATTATATGGCTTCTTACTTGAGTTTGGATTTGTTCAAAGTATGAATGATTTTACATTATTTGTTAAAATTTCTAATGGTACTATTGTTATATTACtggtatatgttgatgacataattTTGAGTGGTaattcaaatgaagaagttaacaAGGTTAAAGATTTTTTgaaatcaaaatttttaattaaagATTTAGGAAAATTAAAGTTTTTCTTAGGAATTGAGGTTATAGATATTAATAAAGGAGTATGTTTGTGTCAAAGGAAATATTGTATGGAATTATTACATGAATTTGGCATGTTGAGTTGTAAACTATTTAAAACTCCTTTAGATTGTAATGTTGTAATTAGAGGAGAAGGATTTGATAGTAATGATGTACTTATTCAAAATGTTGTTCTttatcaaaaattaattggaaaaCTCATTTATTTGACTATTACTCGTCCAAATATTTCATATGTTGTACAAGTACTGAGTCAATTTATGCATTCACTAAGAAAATCTCATTTTAATATTGCTATAAGATTACTTAGATATTTAAAGTTAAATCCTGGAAGGGGTTTTGCTGTTACAAAAGGTAATCCAATTTTAAAAAGCTTTGTTGATGCTGATTGGGCTAAATGTTTAGTGTCTAGAGGATCTATTACAGGCTCTGTAGTTTTTCTTGGTGATACAATTATATCTTGGAAAAGTAAGAAACAAGATACACTTTCTAGATCTTCTACTGAATCAGAGTATAGAGCGCTTGGTGTAATTTCATGTGAAATTATGtggattttgaagattttttttgaTGTTGGGTTGAAAGATCTAACTCATGTTCCTATATTTTGTGACAATGAGTCAGCTATAAAGCTTGTTCATAATCCAGTATTTAATGAAAAAACGAAACATTTTGATGTAGACACTCATTTTATAAGGGACAGGGTGTCCAAAGGTGTTGTTGAAGTTCATAAAGTAAGTTCAGATTTTATTCTGAcagatatttttactaaaccatTGGGTGTTGTTCAACATGAGTGGATTTGTAAAAATTTGGGGCTTGTTGATCCATTTCAGAATAAATGTTGA